One Streptomyces fagopyri DNA window includes the following coding sequences:
- a CDS encoding sensor histidine kinase: protein MRAPVQKMRSRRTGRQSAPERGAERPPGAAEDTSAGKGRAAHVRNRLIVAVAVVAAAIAGAGAPTVMTASGQLNDSQNLVTLAQRTQQALTLAHSLADERDDVTTYIAAGRPKSKAPSEQRSARVDRQVTELRADEEAPAVLLNDLDGIGAVRRAALTGKSDALDTHEAYSAVITELHGLAEDLAERLPPRAGSGAHSLAELDSAVQQSAAARGLLLAALGIPRTTRTVVDPLTGLATTTSGSSAAGTKQRDALSAAAQQAALRSDAALADFRATAPKAARASYDSTVTGPDVTTADKYLAGLTDQPTFSDDELDTSTKKADAALSARVELMRGAEASLYEHRTKDLELLRDDDVTALEIRIALIGALMLVAVGVSMAMARTLTRPLAVLRIGSARLAADPGSGEPVKFTGRNDEFAQVVRSVNALHTHAAALHERLATLEGDRKHLVGQRQSMADERDRLRAELAHAAAHLEQVRGTIHGTFVNLALRTLGLVERQLGVIEGLEEREQDPERLGTLFKLDHFATVMRRHSENLLVLAGHEHVQHHAGPVPLVDVVRAAVSEIERYERVRIAAMPPHAHLAGFAADDLSHLVAELLENASSFSPPDLPVEVSGWLLENGEVMLSVQDEGIGMAAERMTQLNARLSAFDPDDAYDQESGDGLGLGLYVVARLAHRHGVRVQLREQKQGGTAAVVVLPKTLLSASPAGTVPSATPVPGGAPTVTLPGAAAEVNSNVLRGRSALRAAAPAAAAAAADEDPLIAAAEEAVRDAGAQDSPVPGQSASETTMELMAPVPPADAPLPPPRGPVTRTDGPMTPSDGPGAPAEGSAATPADGFAAVPAEGSAATPAEGRATTPAVTADGPGVPAAVPAPHTVPSPRSATGPDPYAIGPDAHERAPDDEPERVTDKGLPKRTPKISAPAPAPRARAGGVDAEALRRRLGGFHRGATEGRRDVEAEIADQTAQTRTPGAPDGPATAPHRAPDAVDASGGTVEEASS, encoded by the coding sequence ATGCGAGCACCGGTGCAGAAGATGCGGTCTCGGCGCACAGGCAGGCAGTCGGCCCCCGAGAGGGGCGCGGAACGTCCGCCGGGAGCCGCGGAGGACACCTCCGCGGGCAAGGGCCGCGCCGCTCACGTGCGCAATCGGCTGATCGTCGCCGTGGCGGTCGTCGCGGCCGCCATCGCCGGCGCCGGAGCCCCCACGGTCATGACGGCCTCCGGGCAACTCAACGACTCCCAGAACCTGGTGACGCTCGCGCAGCGGACCCAGCAGGCGCTCACGCTCGCCCACTCGCTGGCCGACGAGCGCGACGACGTCACCACGTACATCGCCGCGGGACGCCCCAAGTCCAAGGCGCCCTCGGAGCAGCGCAGCGCCCGGGTCGACCGGCAGGTCACGGAGCTGCGGGCGGACGAGGAAGCGCCCGCCGTGCTGCTGAACGACCTGGACGGCATCGGCGCGGTCCGCAGAGCGGCGCTCACCGGCAAGAGCGACGCTCTCGACACGCACGAGGCCTACTCCGCCGTCATCACCGAACTGCACGGCCTCGCCGAGGACCTGGCCGAGCGACTGCCGCCCCGGGCGGGGTCCGGCGCGCACTCGCTCGCCGAGCTCGACTCCGCCGTCCAGCAGTCCGCCGCCGCCCGCGGACTGCTCCTCGCGGCCCTCGGCATCCCGCGCACCACCCGGACGGTCGTCGACCCGCTCACCGGTCTGGCGACCACCACGAGCGGCTCGTCGGCCGCCGGCACCAAACAGCGCGACGCGCTCAGCGCCGCCGCCCAGCAGGCCGCACTGCGCTCGGACGCGGCCCTCGCGGACTTCCGTGCGACCGCGCCCAAGGCCGCCAGGGCCTCCTACGACTCGACGGTCACCGGACCCGACGTCACCACCGCCGACAAGTACCTCGCCGGCCTCACCGATCAGCCGACCTTCTCCGACGACGAGCTCGACACCAGCACGAAGAAGGCGGACGCCGCGCTCTCCGCCCGTGTCGAGCTGATGCGTGGCGCGGAGGCCTCCCTCTACGAGCACCGCACCAAGGACCTCGAACTGCTGCGGGACGACGACGTCACCGCGCTGGAGATCCGGATCGCCCTGATCGGCGCCCTGATGCTGGTCGCGGTCGGCGTCTCCATGGCGATGGCCCGCACCCTCACCCGCCCGCTGGCCGTGCTGCGGATCGGATCGGCCCGCCTCGCCGCCGACCCGGGGTCGGGAGAACCGGTCAAGTTCACCGGCCGCAACGACGAGTTCGCGCAGGTCGTCCGCTCCGTCAACGCGCTGCACACGCACGCCGCCGCGCTGCACGAGCGGCTCGCCACCCTCGAAGGGGACCGCAAGCACCTCGTCGGGCAGCGCCAGTCGATGGCCGACGAGCGCGACCGACTCCGGGCCGAACTGGCCCACGCCGCCGCCCACTTGGAGCAGGTGCGCGGCACCATCCACGGCACCTTCGTCAACCTCGCGCTGCGCACCCTCGGCCTGGTCGAGCGGCAACTCGGCGTCATCGAGGGCCTGGAGGAGCGCGAACAGGACCCGGAGCGGCTGGGCACGCTCTTCAAGCTGGACCACTTCGCCACCGTCATGCGGCGCCACAGCGAGAACCTGCTGGTACTCGCCGGGCACGAGCACGTCCAGCACCACGCGGGCCCGGTCCCGCTCGTCGACGTCGTGCGCGCCGCGGTCAGTGAGATCGAGCGGTACGAGCGGGTCCGGATCGCCGCGATGCCGCCGCACGCCCACCTGGCCGGCTTCGCCGCGGACGACCTCTCGCACCTGGTGGCCGAACTCCTGGAGAACGCCTCGTCGTTCTCGCCGCCGGACCTCCCCGTCGAGGTCTCGGGCTGGCTCCTGGAGAACGGCGAGGTGATGCTCTCCGTGCAGGACGAGGGCATCGGCATGGCGGCCGAGCGGATGACCCAGCTCAACGCCCGCCTGTCCGCGTTCGACCCGGACGACGCGTACGACCAGGAGAGCGGCGACGGACTCGGGCTCGGCCTGTACGTGGTGGCCCGGCTCGCCCACCGGCACGGCGTACGCGTGCAGCTGCGCGAGCAGAAGCAGGGCGGGACCGCCGCGGTGGTCGTCCTGCCGAAGACGCTGCTGTCCGCGTCCCCCGCCGGCACGGTCCCCTCGGCGACCCCGGTCCCCGGTGGCGCCCCGACGGTGACCCTTCCGGGGGCCGCCGCCGAGGTCAACTCCAACGTCCTGCGCGGACGTTCGGCCCTCAGGGCCGCCGCGCCCGCTGCCGCTGCCGCCGCCGCGGACGAGGACCCCTTGATAGCCGCGGCGGAAGAGGCCGTACGGGACGCCGGGGCGCAGGATTCGCCCGTACCCGGCCAGTCGGCCTCCGAGACCACGATGGAACTCATGGCGCCGGTGCCGCCCGCCGACGCGCCGCTGCCGCCGCCGCGCGGCCCGGTCACGCGGACGGACGGACCGATGACGCCGTCGGACGGACCGGGGGCGCCCGCGGAGGGTTCCGCGGCGACGCCCGCGGACGGTTTCGCGGCGGTGCCGGCGGAGGGTTCCGCGGCGACGCCCGCGGAGGGTCGCGCGACGACGCCCGCGGTGACGGCGGACGGACCCGGCGTGCCCGCCGCGGTCCCCGCCCCGCACACGGTGCCCTCCCCCAGGTCCGCCACCGGCCCCGATCCCTACGCCATAGGGCCCGACGCCCACGAGCGCGCGCCGGACGACGAACCGGAGCGGGTCACCGACAAGGGCCTGCCCAAGCGCACACCGAAGATCTCCGCACCCGCGCCTGCCCCCCGGGCGCGTGCAGGCGGGGTGGACGCCGAGGCGCTGCGGCGCAGGCTCGGCGGCTTCCACCGGGGTGCGACGGAGGGCCGCCGCGACGTCGAGGCGGAGATCGCCGACCAGACGGCACAGACACGCACCCCCGGCGCGCCGGACGGCCCGGCCACCGCACCGCACCGGGCACCGGACGCAGTAGACGCATCGGGGGGCACAGTCGAGGAGGCAAGCAGTTGA
- a CDS encoding protein phosphatase 2C domain-containing protein, protein MRTELVSEPGDPGRPNEDFASVGLPASGQGGSLVLLDGVTPPPGDVGCLHSVAWFSARLGGSLTELSVTRRDLPLAEILSVAIRRTAEVHAASCDLSHPRTPQATVVVARWSAELVEYLVLSDSALLVESPTGEVTPVLDNRLDLVPRAWLATDAIADATVRNKEGGFFTAAADPSVAARAVTGVLPRAEVRALAALTDGATRWVEKFEEGGWGDLFTLVRKEGAQALVDRVRTLERDDAESRVRLRRSKTHDDATVVFVEY, encoded by the coding sequence ATGCGCACCGAACTCGTTTCCGAACCGGGCGACCCGGGTCGCCCCAATGAGGACTTCGCATCGGTCGGACTTCCCGCCTCGGGACAGGGGGGTTCGCTGGTCCTCCTCGACGGCGTGACGCCTCCGCCGGGTGACGTCGGATGTCTCCATTCCGTTGCCTGGTTCTCGGCACGGCTCGGCGGATCACTGACCGAACTGTCCGTTACCCGCCGGGATCTACCCCTGGCGGAGATCCTTTCCGTGGCGATCCGGCGCACCGCGGAGGTTCACGCCGCCTCTTGTGACCTTTCTCACCCGCGTACGCCGCAGGCAACCGTCGTGGTCGCACGGTGGTCCGCCGAACTGGTCGAATACCTGGTCCTGTCGGACTCGGCCCTGCTGGTGGAGTCCCCCACCGGGGAGGTGACACCGGTCCTGGACAACCGCCTCGACCTCGTCCCGCGCGCCTGGCTCGCCACGGACGCGATCGCCGACGCGACGGTCCGCAACAAGGAGGGGGGCTTCTTCACGGCGGCTGCGGATCCGTCGGTGGCGGCGCGGGCCGTGACGGGCGTGCTGCCGCGTGCGGAGGTGCGCGCGCTGGCCGCGCTCACGGACGGCGCGACCCGGTGGGTCGAGAAGTTCGAGGAGGGCGGCTGGGGCGACCTGTTCACGCTCGTCCGCAAGGAGGGCGCGCAGGCCCTCGTCGACCGCGTACGGACGCTGGAGCGCGACGACGCGGAGAGCCGCGTGCGCCTGCGACGGAGCAAGACGCACGACGACGCGACGGTGGTGTTCGTGGAGTACTGA
- a CDS encoding MarR family winged helix-turn-helix transcriptional regulator, whose amino-acid sequence MHEDANGDGRRVDSEAPENGVDQEFPALERELTVFLRRARANSGEMAREVHPDLESSAYGLLFRLEECGRQRATELAAYIGVGKATMSRQLRALEELGLVAREPDPADGRAWLVHLTEGGRDRFRRVREARRARYVRELAGWDPHEVAELARLLHQLNQGMEK is encoded by the coding sequence GTGCACGAGGACGCAAACGGCGACGGACGTCGTGTCGACTCCGAAGCGCCGGAAAATGGTGTGGACCAGGAATTCCCGGCGCTGGAGCGGGAGTTGACTGTTTTCCTGCGACGCGCACGGGCCAATTCCGGTGAGATGGCTCGCGAGGTCCACCCGGACCTGGAGTCCTCGGCGTACGGACTCCTCTTCCGTCTGGAGGAGTGCGGCCGGCAGCGCGCCACGGAACTGGCCGCCTACATCGGCGTCGGCAAGGCCACGATGTCCCGGCAGCTGCGCGCCCTGGAAGAACTCGGCCTCGTCGCGCGCGAGCCCGACCCGGCCGACGGCCGGGCCTGGCTCGTCCACCTCACCGAGGGGGGCCGGGACCGTTTCCGCCGGGTCCGGGAGGCCCGCCGGGCACGGTACGTCCGCGAGCTCGCCGGCTGGGACCCGCACGAGGTCGCCGAACTCGCCCGTCTGCTGCACCAGCTGAACCAGGGCATGGAGAAGTAA
- the lon gene encoding endopeptidase La, whose product MASTSTTLTLPVLPLDDEVVLPGMVVPLDLNDADVRAAVEAAQAAARSEPGKPRVLLVPRIDGAYPGTGVLGTVEQVGRLADGDPGALIRGRGRVKIGAGTTGPGAALWVEGTQVDETVPDPLPGHVTELVKEYKALATSWLRKRAAWQVVDRVQAIDDVSALADNSGYSPFLSTEQKVTLLETADPVARLKLATEQLREHLAEQDVAESIAKDVQEGVDKQQREFLLRRQLEAVRKELRELNGDAKEGEESDDYRARVEAADLPENVREAALKEVDKLERSSDQSPEGSWIRTWLDTVLELPWNERTDDTGAYDIQGAKAVLDAEHAGLDDVKERITEYLAVRKRRSERGLGVVGGRRGGAVLALVGPPGVGKTSLGESVAHAMGRKFVRVALGGVRDEAEIRGHRRTYVGALPGRIVRAIKEAGSMNPVVLLDEIDKVGSDFRGDPAAALLEVLDPAQNHTFRDHYLEVELDLSDVVFLATANVLEAIPEALLDRMELVRLDGYTEDEKVVIARDHLLPRQLERAGLAKDEVTLDESALRKLAGEYTREAGVRNLERAVARLLRKIAAQHELGARELPFTVTDADLRGLLGRPHHVPESAQDPAERRTAVPGVATGLAVTGAGGDVLYVEASLADPETGAAGLTLTGQLGDVMKESAQIALSFLRSHGAELELPVGDLKDRGVHIHFPAGAVPKDGPSAGVTMTTALASLLSGRPVRTDVAMTGEVSLTGRVLPIGGVKQKLLAAHRAGVTTVVIPKRNEPDLDDVPAEVLEKLDVHAVTDVRQVLELALTPATSGATPEVTVAA is encoded by the coding sequence ATGGCTTCGACGTCCACCACGCTCACTCTGCCCGTGCTGCCGCTAGACGACGAGGTCGTGCTGCCCGGGATGGTGGTTCCCCTGGACCTGAACGACGCCGATGTGCGTGCCGCGGTGGAGGCGGCCCAGGCCGCCGCGCGGTCGGAGCCCGGCAAGCCCCGGGTCCTGCTGGTGCCGCGCATCGACGGGGCGTACCCGGGCACCGGTGTGCTCGGCACCGTCGAGCAGGTCGGCCGGCTGGCCGACGGCGACCCGGGCGCGCTGATCCGCGGACGCGGGCGCGTGAAGATCGGCGCCGGCACGACCGGTCCCGGCGCGGCACTGTGGGTCGAGGGCACCCAGGTCGACGAGACCGTGCCCGACCCGTTGCCCGGCCACGTCACCGAACTGGTCAAGGAGTACAAGGCCCTCGCCACCAGCTGGCTGCGCAAGCGCGCCGCCTGGCAGGTCGTGGACCGCGTACAGGCCATCGACGACGTGTCCGCGCTGGCCGACAACTCCGGTTACTCCCCGTTCCTGAGCACCGAGCAGAAGGTCACGCTGCTGGAGACCGCCGACCCGGTCGCCCGGCTGAAGCTCGCCACCGAGCAGCTGCGTGAGCACCTCGCCGAGCAGGACGTCGCCGAGTCCATCGCCAAGGACGTCCAGGAGGGCGTCGACAAGCAGCAGCGCGAGTTCCTGCTGCGGCGCCAGCTGGAGGCCGTCCGCAAGGAGCTGCGCGAGCTGAACGGCGACGCCAAGGAGGGCGAGGAGTCCGACGACTACCGCGCCCGCGTCGAGGCCGCCGACCTTCCCGAGAACGTCCGCGAGGCCGCGCTCAAGGAGGTCGACAAGCTGGAGCGGTCCAGTGACCAGTCGCCGGAGGGTTCCTGGATCCGGACCTGGCTCGACACGGTGCTGGAACTGCCGTGGAACGAGCGGACCGACGACACCGGCGCGTACGACATCCAGGGCGCCAAGGCCGTCCTGGACGCCGAGCACGCCGGACTCGACGACGTGAAGGAACGCATCACCGAGTACCTCGCGGTGCGCAAGCGCCGCTCCGAGCGCGGGCTCGGCGTGGTCGGCGGGCGGCGCGGCGGTGCCGTGCTCGCGCTCGTGGGGCCGCCCGGTGTCGGCAAGACCTCGCTCGGCGAGTCCGTCGCGCACGCGATGGGCCGGAAGTTCGTCCGGGTCGCCCTCGGCGGCGTCCGGGACGAGGCGGAGATCCGCGGCCACCGGCGTACGTACGTCGGCGCGCTGCCCGGCCGTATCGTCCGCGCCATCAAGGAGGCCGGGTCCATGAACCCGGTGGTCCTGCTGGACGAGATCGACAAGGTGGGCTCCGACTTCCGGGGCGACCCGGCGGCGGCCCTGCTCGAGGTCCTCGACCCCGCGCAGAACCACACCTTCCGGGACCACTACCTGGAGGTCGAACTCGACCTCAGCGACGTGGTGTTCCTGGCGACGGCCAACGTGCTGGAAGCCATCCCGGAGGCACTGCTCGACCGCATGGAACTGGTCAGGCTCGACGGGTACACCGAGGACGAGAAGGTCGTCATCGCCCGTGACCACCTGCTGCCGCGCCAGCTGGAGCGGGCGGGTCTGGCGAAGGACGAGGTCACGCTCGACGAGAGCGCGCTGCGCAAGCTCGCCGGGGAGTACACCCGGGAGGCGGGCGTCCGCAATCTGGAGCGGGCCGTCGCCCGGCTGCTCCGCAAGATCGCCGCGCAGCACGAACTGGGCGCGCGGGAGCTGCCGTTCACGGTGACCGACGCCGATCTGCGCGGGCTCCTCGGGCGGCCGCACCATGTGCCCGAGTCCGCCCAGGACCCGGCCGAGCGCCGTACCGCGGTGCCCGGTGTCGCCACCGGTCTGGCCGTCACGGGCGCGGGCGGTGACGTCCTCTACGTGGAGGCGTCGCTCGCCGACCCGGAGACGGGCGCGGCCGGTCTGACCCTGACCGGTCAGCTGGGTGACGTGATGAAGGAGTCGGCGCAGATCGCGCTGAGCTTCCTGCGGTCGCACGGAGCCGAGCTGGAACTGCCGGTCGGCGACCTCAAGGACCGGGGCGTGCACATCCACTTCCCGGCGGGTGCCGTTCCCAAGGACGGTCCGAGCGCGGGCGTCACCATGACGACGGCCCTCGCGTCGCTGCTCAGCGGGCGGCCGGTCCGTACGGACGTGGCGATGACCGGCGAGGTCTCGCTGACCGGGCGGGTGCTGCCGATCGGCGGCGTCAAGCAGAAGCTGCTGGCCGCCCACCGGGCCGGGGTGACGACGGTCGTGATCCCGAAGCGCAACGAGCCGGACCTGGACGACGTCCCCGCGGAGGTCCTGGAGAAGCTCGACGTCCACGCCGTCACGGACGTCCGGCAGGTGCTGGAGCTGGCGCTGACCCCGGCGACCAGCGGCGCGACCCCGGAGGTGACGGTGGCGGCGTGA
- a CDS encoding rhomboid-like protein, producing the protein MDRSTTAAATASPSDTTPGSPEAGTSVLDGMPRQRRDAVAAPPASRPPASRSRALARTRALRPWRLLPTPAGTPFTFGYAAVLAVVSLTSGHAAPSLVHALQQSSSTDVAHLVRHPVLVLLASALWIAGGITSMYAAGFVLVLTALERRTGGLRAAGVFLLGHVVATLATEVPVGLSVVAGHLPGSSLHRLDFGISFGVAASVGALAGLLTPWLRWPVLIGFAAVLVGDLIAFRDPMTDWGHLLSLAVGVSAWPLVRRRHRAGAGGGGAGRSGDPAVRAAQAPDTVAA; encoded by the coding sequence TTGGACCGGAGCACGACCGCGGCGGCCACGGCCTCCCCGTCCGACACCACGCCCGGAAGCCCGGAAGCGGGCACGTCCGTGCTGGACGGTATGCCGCGACAGCGCCGCGACGCGGTCGCGGCGCCCCCCGCGTCCCGCCCTCCCGCCTCTCGCTCCCGGGCTCTCGCCCGGACGCGCGCGCTGCGGCCCTGGCGACTGCTCCCCACTCCGGCCGGCACACCCTTCACCTTCGGGTACGCGGCCGTTCTCGCCGTCGTCTCGCTGACCTCCGGCCACGCGGCCCCCTCCCTCGTCCACGCCCTGCAGCAGAGCTCCAGCACGGACGTCGCGCACCTCGTCCGCCATCCGGTCCTGGTGCTGCTGGCCAGCGCGCTGTGGATCGCGGGCGGCATCACGTCGATGTACGCGGCCGGGTTCGTGCTCGTACTGACCGCGCTGGAACGCCGTACGGGCGGACTGCGGGCGGCCGGCGTCTTCCTGCTCGGGCACGTCGTGGCCACGCTGGCCACCGAGGTGCCCGTGGGTCTGTCGGTGGTGGCGGGACACCTTCCCGGCAGTTCCCTGCACCGTCTCGACTTCGGCATCAGCTTCGGTGTCGCCGCGAGCGTCGGCGCCCTCGCCGGGCTGCTGACGCCATGGCTGCGCTGGCCGGTGCTGATCGGCTTCGCGGCGGTGCTGGTCGGCGACCTGATCGCGTTCAGGGACCCGATGACCGACTGGGGGCACCTGCTGTCCCTGGCGGTCGGGGTCTCGGCCTGGCCGCTGGTACGGCGCCGTCACCGGGCCGGCGCGGGCGGGGGCGGGGCCGGCCGATCGGGCGACCCCGCCGTCCGGGCCGCCCAGGCCCCGGACACCGTCGCCGCCTGA
- a CDS encoding spermidine synthase family protein — translation MTTPYEIPYIIDRREGPYGEVVLRRHGALLQIIANGCFLMDTSDGRSERLLVDAAYDALDGRPEPDVLIGGLGVGFSLAHAAADRRWGRITVVERERAVVDWHHDGPLTGLCARAFADPRTEIVEADLSAHLRETSATYDALCLDIDNGPGWTVTEDNDSLYGPAGLADCARVLRPGGVLAVWSAQPSPEFEGSLRNAGFRRVRTEEIPVARGVPDVVHLATGPG, via the coding sequence ATGACGACTCCGTACGAGATCCCCTACATCATCGACCGCAGGGAAGGCCCGTACGGCGAGGTCGTGTTACGACGCCACGGCGCGCTGCTGCAGATCATCGCCAACGGGTGCTTCCTGATGGACACCTCGGACGGCCGCTCGGAGCGGCTGCTCGTCGACGCCGCGTACGACGCCCTCGACGGGCGCCCGGAGCCGGACGTACTGATCGGCGGGCTCGGCGTCGGGTTCTCCCTCGCCCACGCGGCGGCGGACCGGCGCTGGGGACGCATCACCGTCGTCGAACGCGAGCGGGCCGTCGTCGACTGGCACCATGACGGTCCGCTGACCGGGCTCTGCGCACGGGCGTTCGCCGATCCGCGCACCGAGATCGTCGAGGCCGACCTGTCCGCGCACCTCCGTGAGACATCCGCCACGTACGACGCGCTCTGCCTGGACATCGACAACGGCCCCGGCTGGACCGTCACCGAGGACAACGACAGCCTGTACGGACCGGCCGGACTCGCGGACTGCGCAAGGGTGTTGAGACCCGGCGGAGTGCTCGCCGTATGGTCGGCCCAGCCCTCTCCGGAATTTGAAGGAAGCTTGCGGAATGCCGGATTCCGCCGGGTGCGTACCGAAGAGATCCCGGTTGCCCGGGGCGTTCCGGACGTCGTCCACCTCGCGACAGGGCCTGGATAG
- a CDS encoding response regulator transcription factor, which produces MEQTHTSHNGTAATPGAQRRVLVVEDDPTIVDAIAARLRAEGFLVQTAGDGPAAVDTAEAWQPDLLILDIMLPGFDGLEVCRRVQAQRPVPVMMLTARDDETDMLVGLGVGADDYMTKPFSMRELAARVHVLLRRVERAVVAASTPRSGILRLGELEIDHAQRRVRVRADDVHLTPTEFDLLVCLANTPRAVLSREQLLAEVWDWADASGTRTVDSHIKALRRKIGAERIRTVHGVGYALETPTP; this is translated from the coding sequence ATGGAGCAGACCCACACATCCCACAACGGCACGGCGGCGACGCCGGGCGCTCAGCGCCGGGTGCTGGTGGTCGAGGACGACCCGACGATCGTCGACGCCATCGCGGCCCGGCTGCGAGCCGAGGGGTTCCTCGTGCAAACCGCGGGCGACGGACCGGCCGCCGTCGACACGGCGGAGGCCTGGCAGCCGGACCTGCTGATCCTCGACATCATGCTGCCCGGCTTCGACGGCCTGGAAGTGTGCCGGCGGGTCCAGGCCCAGCGCCCGGTACCGGTGATGATGCTCACCGCCCGCGACGACGAGACCGACATGCTGGTCGGGCTCGGCGTGGGCGCCGACGACTACATGACGAAGCCGTTCTCGATGCGCGAGCTGGCCGCGCGCGTGCACGTCCTGCTGCGCCGGGTCGAGCGGGCCGTGGTCGCGGCCTCGACGCCGCGCAGCGGCATCCTGCGCCTCGGCGAGCTGGAGATCGACCACGCGCAGCGCCGTGTGCGGGTGCGCGCGGACGACGTGCACCTCACCCCCACCGAGTTCGACCTGCTGGTCTGCCTCGCCAACACGCCGCGCGCGGTACTCTCCCGCGAGCAGTTGCTGGCCGAGGTCTGGGACTGGGCGGACGCTTCGGGAACCCGGACCGTGGACAGCCACATCAAGGCGCTGCGCCGGAAGATCGGCGCCGAGCGCATCCGCACCGTGCACGGTGTGGGCTATGCGCTGGAGACCCCGACTCCCTGA